tctcaaaaataataataataataataataataataatacaaatatctATACATCCATCAGCCAATTTAAGAATAAGacatgcggccgggcgcggtggctcaagcctgtaatcccagcactttgggaggccgagacgggcggatcacgaggtcaggagatcgagaccatcctggctaacacggtgaaaccccgtctctactaaaaagacaaaaaactagccgggcgaggtggcggcgcctgtagtcccatctactcgggaggctgaggcaggagaatggcgtgaacccgggaggcggagcttgcagtgagctgagatctggccacctgcactccagtctgggtgacagagcgagactccgtctcaaaaaaaaaaaaagaataagacatgctgggtgcggtggctcatgcctgtaatcccagcactttgggaggctgaggcaggtagatcacaaggtcaggagtttgagaccagcctggccaagatggtgaaaccccgtctctgctgaaaatacaaaaattagctgggcaaggtggcgggtgcctgtaatcccagaacctgggagacggaagttgtagtgagccgagattgtgctactgcactctagcctgggtgacagagcaagactctgtcttaaaaaaaaaagaagaagacactattggccgggtatggtggctcatgcctgtaatcacaacactttgggaggccgaggtgggcagatcacgaggtcaagagattgagattattctggccaacatggtgaaaccctgactctactaaaattacaaaaattagctgggcatggtggcatgtacctgcagtcctagctactcaggaggctgaggcaggagaatcacttgaacccgggaggtggaggttgcggtgagctgagattgcatcactgcactccagtctggcgacagagcgagactgtctcaaaataaataaaaataaaaaagacaatattgTTGAAGCCCCTTAAATGGCCCTCCCCAATCCTTTTTTCTCTGCAGAGTTGACCATTATTATGAATTAAAGGCTTATCATCCCTAATGGGACAGTTGTGTTTTCACAGGAAGAATGTGAAAAGACGAATGTCTGTTGCTATTACCCAGAGACACTTTCACAGCTAAATACAGACATACAAACTCATACTGACTCACCGTCTCTTACTCAGCCGCAGAGCGAACTGAAGTGTTGGCACACAAATACCTCAACACACTGCTGTCCTTCTAAAATATTGACAAGCTCCGTTACTTATATACATGGAATGACACATGGTCTTATCCATTGAAACTGTGATATGTAGACACAATTATGCTCACatctagcaatttttttttaattgccatgtTTTTATTGCTAGTGAAACTAATCAGttttgcaaattcttttttttttttttttttttgttatactttaagttctagggtacatgtgcacaacgtgcaggtttgttacatatgtatacttgtgccatgttggtgtgctgcacccatcaactcgtcatttacatcaggtataactcccaatgcaatccctccccccacatCTAGCAATTTTCAGTAGATACATGTAAACATACCTGAATGGGTAGGACACTGCACTTTGCCACTACATTCCCATAGCTCATCGTGGATACATATTGCCACAATCCCCAGGGACTGCAGACACACTTTTTGGCAAACTGAGATCAAGATGATAATAGATGTAACTTCTagtaaccctaccctaaccctcaCTTCCAGGCTATGGTTCACACGTCCGACTCATGACCTGGGGGAACTCAATTCTCGTCTGGACGTCATTCAGTTTTTTCTGCTGCCCCAGAATCTGGACATGGCTCAGATGCTGCATCGGCTCCTGGGTCACATCAAGAACGTGCCCGTGAGcccagggtggagggcagggaggtggggaaggaggtTGAGGGCTGATACTGGGCATTGGGCTTCTTGAGGGGCATTACAATGAGGGAAGGGAAAACAGTGGCTGTAACCTTGTCTGACTGTAGCTGATTCTGAAACGCATGAAGTTGTCCCACACCAAGGTCAGCGACTGGCAGGTTCTCTACAAGGTAAGGCCTTCCTTCTTGAATCCCAGAAGTCCCGGTAAAAGACCTCAGCCTGTGTTCCAGACTGTCTGTGCCCTAAATACGCTGTCCAATTTAATtctaccctcttttttttttcttctttttttttttttgagacagtctcgctctgttccccaggctggagtgcagcggtgcaatcttggctcactgcaacctctgcctcccgggttcaagcaattctcctgccacagcctcccgagaagttgggattacaggcatccgccaccacacctggcaaatttttgtatttttagtagagacaggatttccccatgttggacaggctggtctcgaacttctgacttcaggtgatccacctgcctcagcctcccaaggtgctgggattacaggtgtgagccacctcgcccggcctccctcttttttttttttttttttttaattttgtagtcaggaaaatgtttttttgttttttttttgaggcggagtctcgctctgtcgcccaggctggagtgcagtggcgcgatctcggctcactgcaagctccgcctcccgggttcacgccattctcctgcctcagcctcctgagtagctgggactacaggcgcccgccaccgcgcccagctaattttttttgtatttttagtagagacggggtttcaccatggtctcgatctcctgaccttgtgatccgcccgcctcggcctcccaaagtgctgggattacaggcgtgagccaccgcgcccggccgaggaaaatgtaaaaaatatttagagtAATATAATTAACCCCCATGTACCCACCATGCAGTTTCAACACTTTGACTTatgctaatatatttattttttctctcttccctgccctgtcgcccaggttggattgcagtggtgcaatcttggctcactgcaacctctgcctcccgagttcaagtgattctcctacctcagtctcccaagtagctgggattacaggagcccaccaccacacccgagtgatttttgtatttttagtagagatgggatttcaccatgttggccaggcaggtctcaaattcctggcctcggtctcccaaaatgctaggattataggtgggagccacagtgcccagcacagtatGTTTCATCTATATCGTCCCCCACTTTCCCCCGTTAGAttattttgtgggttttgttgttgttttttgttttttgaaataaggtcctgctctatcacccaggctagagtggagtggtgtgatcatatttcattgcagcctctaactcctgggctcaagcaatcctcccaccttagcctccagagtaactgggactatcgGCCTGAGATACTGCACCTGGCTTTCTTGGATTAGTTTTAAGCAAAGCCCAGCCATTATAtaatttcatccataaatatttcagtgtaatttttttttttttttttgagacagagtcttgctctgtcgcccaggctggagtgcagtggtgcaatctcagctcactgcaacctccacctcccgggttcaaactattctcctgcctcagcctcccaagtagctgggataacaggcacacaccatcatgcccaactaatttttttttgtatttttagtagagacggggtttcaccatgttggccaggatggtctcgatctcctgacctcgtgatccgcccgcctcggcctcccaaagtgctgggattacaggcgtgagccatcgcacccggccaatatttcagtgtaatttctaaaagaaaattatttttaaaaaagaataacaggcttggtgcggtggctcacgcctgtaatcccagcactttgggaggccgaggcgggcaggatcacgaggtcaggagatcgagaccatcctggctaacacggtgaaaccccgtctctactaaaaatacaaaaaattagctgggcgcaggtggcggatgcctgtggtcccagctactcgggagcctgaggcaggagaatggtgtgaacccagaaggcggagcttgcagtgagccgagatcgcaccactgcactccagcctgggcgacagagcgagactccgtctcaaaaaaagaaaaaaaagaataacaatattgttatcttactttaaaaattatattatttgataTCATCAAATAcctgaaaaattttttttgagacagggtctcactctgtcacctgggctggagtgcagcggcacaattgtagctcactgcagcctcaaactcttgggctcaagtgatcctcccacctcagcctcctgagtagcagggaccacaggtgactggccaccacacccaactaattttttattttttgcttttatttatttatttatttatgagatggggttttgctcttgttgcccaggctggagtgcaatggtgtgatctcagctcaccgcaacctccacctcctgggttcaagcgattctcctgcctcagcctcccgagtagctgggattacaggtgcgtgccaccatgtccagctaattttgtatttttagtagagacagggtttctccctgttggtcgggctggtctcgaactcctaaactcagatgatctgcctgcctcggcctcccaaagtgctgagattacaggcctgagtcatcacgcctgaccaattttttattttttgtagagacaggatctcactatgttgcccaagctggtctcaaactcctgggctcaagtgatcctcctgcctgggcctcccaaagtgctgagactattggtgtgagccaccgcgcccagccagaggATGGCTCTCATCCTTTTTAATCTACAGGTTCCTTCTCTatgttttctctcttgttctctctttcttttttctcttttccttctccttgcaatttgttgaagaaactagaTTATTATTTGTCTTACAGTGTTTTCCCTTCGCCTGGATTTTGCTGTTTGCATTTCCTAGATGTTTTTGgcacatttctctctcttctataGTTTCTGTAAATTAATATTTAGTTCTAGAAGCAtgattaggtttttttttcaatACTGTTTTGGAAGTAGAGGAACAATGTCTGATATGTcaattccttatttatttatttatttatttatttatttatttatttattttgagacgaatctccctctgtcaccaggctgaagtgcagtggcacaatcatggcttctgagtttaagtgatccttctgcctcagcctcctgagtagctgggacttacaggcacacaccaccacacccagctaatttttgtatttttagtagagacaagatttcaccatgttggccaggatggtcttgatctcttgacctcaggtgatctgcctgcctcagcctcccaaagtgctgggattacaggcgtgagccaccacgcccagccatctaTTAATTCTTTAGCGATTACAAAGTCGTATTATTTaaatctctcattctttcttcatttattagccAGAAATTTCTGTAAAAAGAAACTTCCTTTCATCTATTTGGTTGCCAAGTGATAGAAATCatatagaaatacagaaaattggccgggcgtggtggctcaagcctgtaatcccagcactttgggaggccgagacgggtggatcacgaggtcaggagatcgagaccatcctggctaacaccgtgaaaccccgtctctactaaaaaaaatacaaaaaactagccaggcgaggtggcgggcgcctgtagtcccagctactcgggaggctgaagcaggagaatggcgtaaacccgggaggcggagcttgcagtgagctgagatccggccactgcactccagcctgggcgatagagcaagactccatctcaaaaaaaaaaaaaaaaaaaaaaaaaaaagaagaagaaatacagaaaattgcttgatttttctcccacttttttttctttctttctttttttttttttttgagacagagtctcactctgtcaccaggctggagtgcagtggtatgatctcggctcactgcaacctctgcctcctgggttcaagtgattctcctgcctcagcttcctgagtagctgggactataagtgtgtgccaccacgcccagctaattcttgtatttttagtagagacggggtttcaccatgatggccaggatggtctcaatctcttgacctaatgatccactcgccttggcctcccaaagtgctgggattacaggtgtgagccaccatgcccggccctgatAGCCAatgaggttttttgttgttgttcttgtatCATTACAGATTCATGGCCTTTTATAGCTAAATTTCTCTTTCTCCCGACTCTGTACAAACTCCTTTGTTTTAGAGTTTGCACAACCCTCTATCAAAGCACCTACCACCTCAGTTTTACATCTTCTGCATGTATTTCTGTCTTCCTTGCTAGACTGTGAGCACATCTGGGATAGGGaccatatctttttttgtttgttttgttttgttttgagacagagtctcactctggtgtcggccaggctggagtgcagtggcatgatctcgctataataacctccacctcccgggttcaagagattctcctgcctcagcctcccaagtacctggaattacatgtgcatgccaccatgcccagttaatttttgtattttgagtagagacaggatttcaccatgtaggtGACaccgatctcgaactcctgacctcaggtgatccacccgcctcagcctcccgaagtgctgggattacaggcgtgagccaccgtgcctggccgggacCCTATCTTGATTGTCTTTGTAGCTTCAGCGTTTGGTGCAGTGCCTCCCACTGTTTCTTTTCGCCTTTGAGATCTTCCCTCTTTGTTACTGTGATCTTCCCTACTGGTCTTTGTTCTTCTGAGTctgtccctgtccctgccccAGCCTGAGCTGGATGTGGGCTGTCCTACTTGTGTTTCTCTCACAGACTGTGTACGGTGCCCTGGGCCTGAGGGATGCCTGCCGCTCCCTGCCGCAGTCCATCCAGCTCTTTCGGGACATTGCCCAAGAGTTCTCTGATGACCTGCACCATATTGCCAGCCTCATTGGGAAAGTAGTGAGTGTGCACCCAGGGAGGTCAGGGAGAGAGAATGCAGTGTGCCAGATGGGGAAGCATGGAAGATACTGAGGTCAATTGGATAAAGAATGGGATGGTGACAGGAGGCGGCAGAACTTCAGGGAAGTATCTGGAGGATGAGAGTTAAAGCAGGACTGCAGGGAGAATTGGGGCCCAAGGAGAGCTGAGGAACAGGACAGAGAGAGGGTGCCGGGTGCTAAGAAACAGTACTTATCTCCTCAGGTGGACTTTGAGGGCAGCCTTGCCGAAAATCGCTTCACAGTCCTCCCCAACATAGATCCTGAAATTGATGAGAGTGAGTGTGGGGTGCGGATGGGCCTGTGAGCCCTGCGCAGTGATGGAGTACCATCCTTGGCAGGTGGTTCCATAGCTGGGGATCTTCATAGCAACCAGGGCAGGAGCCTTACTTTTGATAACCACATGTCTTCCACCCTCGTAGAAAAGCGAAGACTGATGGGACTTCCCAGTTTCCTTACTGAGGTTGCCCGCAAGGAGCTGGAGAATCTGGACTCACGTATTCCTTCATGCAGTGTCATCTACATCCCTCTGGTGAGGGCAAGAGAGTGGGTGTAGCCTTCAGAGGTCTTTTGGGGGAGATATTAGGCTTATGAAAGACATACTGGTAGATAAGAAAACTTGTGGGGCAGCCTGAAGAACATGAACACTTTTTTGTGGGGATACAGGGATCTCTTAAGCTCCTTCTAGGGAGGGGAGGTATCCAGTAAGTCTCCAACCAGGAGAGTAGAGTATCTCCTCTTTACTCTCCCCAGATCGGCTTCCTTCTTTCTATTCCTCGCCTGCCTTTCATGGTAGAGGCCAGTGACTTTGAGATTAATGGACTGGACTTCATGGTAAGACCCTCAACCTCTGTAAGGTGAGTGATGAGGAAAATGAGTCAGCAGCTGAGGGAGGGCCTTACCCTACAGCAGCACTGCCCAATATGGGATCTCTCTGTAGTTTTATTCTGAGCTTTCTTTACCAGCACTGAGACAAAGGAAGGAGAAGTCAGGGTTAGGGGCTGGAGGTGGGGTTAGAAagatggggaaggagagggggacCAAGAGATGCAAAGCCCACAGCTTTGAACCACTATACCCAGTTTCTCTCAGAGGAGAAGCTGCACTATCGTAGTGCCCGAACCAAGGAGCTGGATGCATTGCTGGGGGACCTGCACTGTGAGATCCGGGGTGAGGAGAAGCCAGAGGTTATATGCATTgtaagatgttttttaaaaaagcagccaggggaaggaggggagtgGGCAACTTGGGGATGCTTCCAACAggccccttctcttcctcttctctgtctCACTCACTCTGACTCTATCTTTTCCTCTGAATGTCTTGAGGTCTCAGATTGTATCTGCAACCTGTTTCCAGATCCCTCTAGGGGCCTCTGCCTCTTCTTCACTTTCCCCTGGAGCTGACCTCTAGCTCCCTCTCTCACCCATTCCCAGACCAGGAGACGCTGCTGATGTACCAGCTACAGTGCCAGGTGCTGGCACGAGCAGCTGTCTTAACCCAAGTATTGGACCTTGCCTCCCGCCTGGACGTCCTGCTGGCTCTTGCCAGTGCTGCCCGGGACTATGGCTACTCAAGGCCGCGTTACTCCCCTCAGGTCCTTGGGGTACGAATCCAGAATGGCAGGTAAGAATAGAGGTGGGTGGAGGAATAGACATGAGGGGCCCAAAGGCTACATCTTCTGGTGGTTCATCCATCTTGATCCACAAGCCATGTGAGGTGCCTTTCCACCCACTGCAGACATCCTCTGATGGAACTCTGTGCCCGAACTTTTGTGCCCAACTCCACAGAATGTGGTGGGGACAAAGGAAGGGTCAAAGTCATCACTGGACCCAACTCATCAGGGAAGAGCATATACCTCAAACAGGTGAGGGGaagccctgcagcctgggcctcTGGCACCTCCTGCATCTACTCCACCCCTACTTGCCAGCCAACCCAGTCTCCTGCAGCTCTTCTCCCGTTTTCTGACCCCGCTCTTCATGAAAGGACCATCACCTACATCCCTGTGCTTCCTTCCACCTCACGTGTTCTCATTCTCTACTGGAGAGCCATGCTCTAATGGAACTTTCCATGGCTCAAATTCCTTCACCCGTCTCCGAGTAAGTACACACTACTCCCAAGTATGTCTCTGCCCACGTCCCATGCCTCTTTACTGATTCTAAATTAGCCAACGGGGCTATGATTGGGACTGGGGGAGGAGAGACAGAGTCAGTGTATCTGTTTCTCCTCTTTCACCCCGTCCATCTCTCTTTGATCTGTCATTCATGTCTTGAGCCTCACTGTCACCTCAGCCCACAGCACCAAGCCTCAGGCCCTGTCTCCTTCCCTATTCAGGTAGGCTTGATCACATTCATGGCGCTGGTAGGCAGCTTTGTGCCAGCAGAGGAGGCCGAAATTGGGGCAGTAGACGCCATCTTCACACGAATTcatagctgtgaatccatctccCTTGGCCTCTCCACCTTCATGATCGACCTCAACCAGGTCAAAGGGAACAAAGGGAGGTGGGATTGAGGAAGGGGATAATGGGAAAGGAACCCCTGAAAATGCTCATAACAGGAAAGCATGCCCTCTGCTGCATACCCGTTATACTAAAAGTGGGGAACACTAAGGTCAgagataagaagaatcaataccaCAAACATTTCTTGAACCCTTGCTTCATGTGAGTCACTGTTGGCAAAGAGGATGAACAAAGCGTGCACCTCAGCATTCAAGAACTTGCAGTGCAGTAGGGAGGGCGCATATATAGCTTTATTCACAGGCCAACTGTGGTCAGTGCGTTACGGGCTTCCAATACTAACTTTCCCTTGTCCACCTTACACCCTGCAGGTGGCAAAAGCAGTGAACAATGCCACTGCACAGTCACTGGTCCTCATTGATGAATTTGGAAAGGGAACCAACACGGTGAGGGGAGAAACTGATGAGGGGAGAAACTAAGGAGGGGAAAATGGAGGAGGATGAAGGAGCATGACAGTGAGGTTGGGCCTCTGGAATGGAATAGGTCTGTGTGGgcagaaaagaaatagaacatgAGAGAGGGAAAGGCCAGTGCAAGGGCAAAGGGGCACATGGGTCCCCATGGCTCCGAACCCTAACCTCTGCCCTCCTTGCAGGTGGATGGGCTCGCGCTTCTGGCCGCTGTGCTCCGACACTGGCTGGCACGTGGACCCACATGCCCCCACATCTTTGTGGCCACCAACTTTCTGAGCCTTGTTCAGTTACAGCTGCTGCCACAAGGGCCCCTGGTGCAGTATTTGGTGAGAAGACCAATCTAGCTCCTCAGAGGCCCCCAGGCTGGGCATTTCCCAGAGGTGGGGATTGGCTCCTGTATCAGAACAAAGCCTCCCTCAGCACAGAGACCAcatcccttcccttttctccctccccacaggATTGGCCAAGGGTTTCAGGACAGGAAGGAGGTGATTGATGATATACTTActgtcttttattctcttttaagaCCATGGAGACCTGTGAGGATGGCAACGACCTTGTCTTCTTCTATCAGGTTTGCGAAGGTGTTGCAAAGGCCAGCCATGCTTCCTAcacagctgcccaggctgggcttcctGACAAGCTTGTAGCTCGTGGCAAGGAGGTGATGAGATCCAAATGTGCAACCACATCCACATAAGAGCTCCCTTCCATTCCTAGTCCTATTGGGCCTGGGTCTAGGTCCACAGGATTTCTGACCcttattttcccttctcttccccaacTCGCCGTACTCCTCCCACCATCTTGCTTGTCGTTCCTAGGTCTCAGACTTGATCCGCAGTGGAAAACCCATCAAGCCTGTCAAGGATTTGctaaagaagaaccaaatggaaaagtGAGTGTGTGGCCCCAGTGTCTTTGCCCTCTCTGCATCTTCTCCTGCAACTCTTCTCCCCTTTTCAGGGACTTAGCCTTCCTCCAGCACTTTGACCTTCAGAAACCCACCATTTCTTTCTGAAATCCCTAAATCTTCAAGATCCCAGGTTTCCTGTGCCACAGCCTCTCCCCTCTGCCCAGGGACTTGGTTGTCCATTCTGCCATAAATCTtgctattttctctcttcttcagttGCCAGACATTAGTGGATAAGTTTATGAAACTGGATTTGGAAGATCCTAACCTGGACTTGAACATTTTCATGAGCCAGGAAGTGCTGCCTGCTGCCACCAGCATCCTCTGAGAGTCCTTCCTGtgtcctccccagcctcctgagacCCCAGTGGGCTGCCATGCCCTCTTTGTTTCCTTATCGCCTTCAGACCCAGAGTTTTTAGTTTCTCTAgaaattttgtttcatattaggaataaagtttattttgaagAAAGATACTGTTTCTTTAGGCCAGCCAAAACTAGAGACTAGGAAAGATCCGAAACACAGAGCAGGAGTCCGCAGGGGAACCTGCCCTGCCTCAATAAAAAGACAGTGTCCTTGCTGTAGGAAGACTCTCAGATTCTACCCAAGGATCGTTCATGAGAACAAACCACTTCAGAGAGGCCCTACAAAACATTAGAGGGAAGACAGAGGGGCCCAAGGCAGATGGTCTCTCTCCTCAAGTAGGAACACCCCAGCCTCAGACAGACACAGCAGGAAGGGGCCTGAGAGGCTGACAGAGGCAGGATGGGTGCAAGGCAGGGGTGGAAGGGAGGGACCAGCCCGGGCTGCACCAGTGGGAGTGGCTCCACCCTTCCCACCTCAGAGCCATGGGGAGCCAGGGCTCTGGCGGGATGCCCTTGGTGCAGGTTCCCTACACAGTCCTGCTGCTGCCGCTGGGAACAAGCCGCCAAGACCCGGGGGCCCAGAGCTTCTTCCTTTGGGTGAGTATCAGCACAACAAGAGGTCCCAGGGGAAGTCTCTCCATAGACCTGCCCTTTATGTTTCCATTCAGTCTGAGGGCCCACAGTGTTCCCACCTGCCTCCCCTTGCCCTCCAGGTCCTCAGTGGCCAGTCTGGGTGCACACTCAGTGACCACACAGTGAACCCAACCAGGGGTGGAGAGAAAGGGCCATAACCCAGAGCCCTGCTGTGGCACGAGAGCCTCTGTGCTTGCCTTTCCCAGCTGCGGAGGATGCAGGCTCTGGAGAGAGAACAGGATGCCCTGTGGCAGGGGCTGGAGCTGCTACAGCATGGCCAGGCCTGGTTTGAAGACCGTCTGAAGGAGGCACAGCAACAGCAGCTGCATCTAGGGGCCCTTGGTGAGGTATGGGGGCTGCCCCTCTGTGTGAATCGGGGGAGGGCCAGGGAGGGAAGAACAAGGAATGTGTAGACACAGCCGGAGACCACTCTGGAGAGGGGAGAGTTAATGGTCAGGGATCATGAATTAGAGGCAGCATCGTAATGACAGGATGCCACCAAGTGTTAAGTTGGTGTTCATTGTTGGGGTTGGAGGAAGCTGGTCTGCATTCCATTCAGAGGGATTTGGATCACTCCATGGAGATGAGGGCGTGGCCGGATTATTCCAATGGGGCAGGGATGGACAGGGAGGCTCCATGAAGAGTAGGGAAAGGGGGTGTTGTGCTATTTGAGGGGATGGAGGAACTGACCTGCTAAAGAGATGGAAGTGAAGAGTATTGGATTTTcccacctggctgggagggtacTGGGATGAGGGAATCTGGATGAGAGGGATGGCCTGTGGTGACAGGAATAGAGTGGCAGATGGACctcaggttttcaccatgttgtcagcCTCCAACTCCTCCTCTAGAATTTTCTAACAGATTTACACTCAGAGCCTGGTGGCCCTCCGTTAGCCCAGATTCAAAAGGTGAACATCTGTTTGCAGAATCTGATTCATGAGAAGGTGAGTTTATTGTTTTCAGTTTAGACTTTTGGGAAGCTGGACTAGTGAGGGGAGTTGTTGGGGTCAGTGCTGGCTTAACAAAACCCAGTGAATTTCCCCTCCAGTTCTCCCCAAGTCCACTGAACAAGGCTAGTTCCTGCACCACCCAGGATTCAAAGGAAAGACGAAGGAAGCAGAACTTGTGGCGGCAACAGGTAAACTTCAAGAGAGAGGGCAGGAGCCCCACCCTGCAGGGCTGGGAGGAGCCCAGAGGCCCCATCTGTTTCTCCTCTCCTCCAGGAGTTGTCAAGGCAGCAGAAAGGAGTCACCCAGCCAAAGGAGGAGATGGCTCAGCGGGGCTGCACCAGCAGGCCAAGAGGCCCTACCCGTGTCTAAACCCTCCTCTCACTCCCTTAAGCCTGGTGAAACAGAAGCCCCAGGctcccttttctgtttcttaactCAACAGCTAAAAAATGGCTCCAGGTAGTGAGTCAATGAAGTTCAGACATCTTGGTGTAATGTTTCTCCTCTGCTCCTGAAAACTTCACCTTCTTGGTGTCTCACGTCCTCATTCTCCCCTATATGACGTGCAAAAATGATCTTTCTTTGAAATCCCTCTGGGGAGAAGACATGTTTATTGAAACTGTCCTTCAgccttaaatacaa
This is a stretch of genomic DNA from Rhinopithecus roxellana isolate Shanxi Qingling chromosome 4, ASM756505v1, whole genome shotgun sequence. It encodes these proteins:
- the MSH5 gene encoding mutS protein homolog 5; this encodes MASLGVNPSRTPQGPGPGAASSGFSSPAPVPGPREAEEEEVEEEEELAEIHLCVLWNSGYMGIAYYDTSDSTIHFMPDAPDHESLKLLQRVLDEINPQSVVTSAKQDENMTRFLGKLASQEHRQPKRPEIVFLPSVDFGLEISKQRLLSGNYSFIPDSMTATEKILFLSSIIPFDCLLTVRALGGLLKFLGRRRIGVELEDYNVSVPILGFKKFMLTHLVNIDQDTYSVLQIFKSESHPSAYKVASGLKEGLSLFGILNRCRCKWGEKLLRLWFTRPTHDLGELNSRLDVIQFFLLPQNLDMAQMLHRLLGHIKNVPLILKRMKLSHTKVSDWQVLYKTVYGALGLRDACRSLPQSIQLFRDIAQEFSDDLHHIASLIGKVVDFEGSLAENRFTVLPNIDPEIDEKKRRLMGLPSFLTEVARKELENLDSRIPSCSVIYIPLIGFLLSIPRLPFMVEASDFEINGLDFMFLSEEKLHYRSARTKELDALLGDLHCEIRDQETLLMYQLQCQVLARAAVLTQVLDLASRLDVLLALASAARDYGYSRPRYSPQVLGVRIQNGRHPLMELCARTFVPNSTECGGDKGRVKVITGPNSSGKSIYLKQVGLITFMALVGSFVPAEEAEIGAVDAIFTRIHSCESISLGLSTFMIDLNQVAKAVNNATAQSLVLIDEFGKGTNTVDGLALLAAVLRHWLARGPTCPHIFVATNFLSLVQLQLLPQGPLVQYLTMETCEDGNDLVFFYQVCEGVAKASHASYTAAQAGLPDKLVARGKEVSDLIRSGKPIKPVKDLLKKNQMENCQTLVDKFMKLDLEDPNLDLNIFMSQEVLPAATSIL
- the SAPCD1 gene encoding suppressor APC domain-containing protein 1, encoding MGSQGSGGMPLVQVPYTVLLLPLGTSRQDPGAQSFFLWLRRMQALEREQDALWQGLELLQHGQAWFEDRLKEAQQQQLHLGALGENFLTDLHSEPGGPPLAQIQKVNICLQNLIHEKFSPSPLNKASSCTTQDSKERRRKQNLWRQQELSRQQKGVTQPKEEMAQRGCTSRPRGPTRV